The following are encoded in a window of Ancylothrix sp. D3o genomic DNA:
- a CDS encoding DNA/RNA non-specific endonuclease, translating into MPSNTQRGPVATGGTPWALAAAGGDELDLIGPIGNSSESENPLTPTFEWDFKIPNEEIQQVNLFVSTFEEGSGLLPWDEVIDNLSEVLPNSSLNEDQKRQLLTTSWLGYDDFNPNRILTATWTESDGWVWNGGENYTSNNTSFTIPSDRTLTAGQTYYWAVEAFTTDGKRHIDLGQFNTPAVTNDSPFSSVTVLTHGFRPPYISQSTIAPHFFDMAGNIVSSGGGGLILRYDKPTGFWIPVNRYGQVIGDFPPGLNPASEAGYLEQLADYISANYRGRPLVLLPDWAQNRESAVPDSGFTEGAADAFYASLVQLDQALGGTVGERNAAGELVRLYDSRGKLIRSSGPLLTSPMHFIGFSRGTVVNSEIVQRLLTAFPNAGGTDENSRDFQVTMIDPHDFDQPGLSFPLIGGFRNFYEPKVQTWEGITFADNYYQTTAEPGSFTSITPNGRNIPQLLPPEDSSNAAGLQFPTDAAGNFLGVPDVVEFLGTRAGEEGYADSRTGFSRQTDPIPVIGGGLGATHGRVFTWYAGSTNLGLTESHPSYAYNWQDDPVYRRRSDGHYEVLFDENFYNTYPSRVNPWYIPDHIDANFDGRIAEAPTEGIGTGWFYSELGGGKNLRPDSNARVPLYFDNTHSARMRGDAAVPTLFNGNFDAVIDPFGGNLSPFRRLISNALPGWSFHNAQEPDINLVEHLEDVSAVKGKTEPDYALKLDNGLTDLVHNRFVVPDWGALRFDIHVPVPAPLNDMDDYIEVYLETEDRTYILRSQEINLPPDIPLPSVPMGEEVNSILPAVDLREVHPSSFSTPDLGLAVPPQWIQLQINRIGFGSHGFETFQVDIPDEVRGKTAKLRFKLYGDTVAYLDNVFFQSEHLKLGNPALNEQEARQDAMVSQPNNYLIENPQFAASYNENLKTPNWVSYQLNQSWINGSAGSIRRQDSGATFVEDLSLPSPTLTRVAGTNSYDQFQRGHMTRAEDRSRLIESYYPDSQTGDRYGIYKDYKLTYLMTNILPQFIVTQGRDPWGGLETHLTETLVEQQNKELYIIAGRDGERTTFSSRGINISAPAHTWKVILVLEPGQGVADVTRSTIAFAVDIPNYSATERVSPDAPQSPLLSGNWRDYAISINQLEEIIGYDFLSNIPTDIQEWIESNTDPDNPLPRTLIP; encoded by the coding sequence GTGCCATCAAATACTCAAAGAGGGCCGGTTGCTACTGGCGGTACACCTTGGGCTTTAGCGGCTGCCGGTGGCGATGAGTTAGATTTGATAGGGCCGATTGGAAATTCTAGCGAGTCTGAGAATCCTTTAACTCCTACATTTGAATGGGATTTTAAGATTCCTAATGAGGAAATTCAACAAGTTAACCTTTTTGTTAGCACATTTGAAGAAGGCTCAGGATTACTTCCTTGGGATGAAGTAATCGACAACTTGTCTGAAGTTCTACCTAATTCTAGTTTGAACGAAGACCAAAAGCGGCAACTGTTAACTACTTCATGGCTTGGTTACGATGACTTCAACCCCAATCGTATCCTGACAGCGACTTGGACAGAGAGTGATGGTTGGGTCTGGAATGGAGGAGAAAACTACACTTCAAACAACACGAGCTTTACTATACCCTCTGATCGCACTCTCACTGCCGGTCAGACTTACTATTGGGCGGTTGAAGCATTTACCACTGACGGCAAGCGACATATTGACCTTGGGCAGTTCAACACGCCGGCAGTCACAAATGACTCGCCCTTCAGCAGTGTCACAGTTTTAACTCACGGCTTCAGACCTCCCTATATTTCACAATCAACAATCGCGCCTCATTTCTTCGATATGGCAGGCAACATTGTCAGTTCTGGCGGTGGCGGTTTGATCCTTCGCTACGACAAACCTACAGGTTTCTGGATACCTGTAAATCGATACGGTCAAGTCATAGGTGACTTCCCTCCAGGTCTCAATCCCGCATCAGAGGCGGGCTATTTGGAGCAACTAGCGGATTATATATCTGCTAATTACAGAGGCAGACCTCTAGTTCTATTGCCTGATTGGGCTCAAAACCGGGAGTCGGCAGTACCTGACTCTGGGTTTACTGAAGGCGCAGCAGATGCTTTCTATGCCTCGCTGGTGCAGCTAGACCAGGCACTAGGAGGAACTGTTGGAGAGCGCAATGCTGCCGGTGAGTTAGTGCGCCTGTACGACAGTAGGGGGAAACTAATTCGCTCTTCTGGGCCTTTATTGACGTCTCCTATGCACTTTATCGGTTTTAGTCGTGGCACCGTTGTCAATAGCGAGATTGTACAGCGCTTGCTGACAGCATTTCCCAATGCCGGCGGCACAGATGAGAACAGCCGCGATTTCCAAGTAACCATGATCGACCCTCACGATTTCGATCAGCCCGGACTTTCGTTCCCACTGATTGGCGGGTTTAGAAATTTCTACGAACCTAAAGTGCAAACTTGGGAGGGCATTACATTTGCTGATAACTATTACCAAACCACAGCCGAACCTGGTAGTTTTACTTCAATTACTCCCAATGGTCGAAATATTCCTCAGCTATTGCCCCCAGAAGATAGTAGCAATGCAGCAGGGCTTCAATTCCCCACTGACGCTGCGGGAAACTTCTTGGGTGTTCCAGATGTGGTTGAATTCTTAGGGACTCGTGCGGGTGAGGAGGGTTACGCCGACAGCCGCACAGGTTTCAGTCGGCAAACCGATCCTATTCCTGTCATTGGTGGGGGTCTGGGCGCTACTCACGGACGAGTTTTTACTTGGTATGCCGGCAGCACCAATCTAGGGTTAACAGAGTCGCACCCAAGCTATGCGTATAATTGGCAAGATGACCCAGTGTACCGTCGTCGCAGTGACGGACACTACGAGGTACTCTTCGATGAAAACTTTTATAATACCTATCCGAGCCGTGTCAATCCTTGGTACATTCCCGATCACATAGATGCAAATTTTGACGGTCGGATTGCTGAAGCTCCCACAGAAGGGATAGGAACTGGATGGTTTTACTCCGAGCTCGGTGGTGGCAAGAACCTGCGTCCAGACTCTAATGCGCGTGTTCCGCTGTACTTTGATAATACTCACAGCGCTAGAATGCGGGGCGATGCTGCTGTCCCCACTCTGTTTAATGGCAATTTTGATGCGGTTATCGATCCGTTTGGCGGCAACCTGAGTCCCTTCCGCAGACTTATCTCGAACGCGCTGCCTGGGTGGTCTTTCCACAACGCTCAAGAGCCAGACATCAATTTAGTTGAGCACCTGGAGGATGTGAGTGCTGTGAAAGGGAAAACTGAACCAGATTACGCGCTGAAGCTGGACAATGGATTAACGGATCTTGTTCATAATCGTTTTGTGGTGCCGGATTGGGGTGCTTTGCGGTTTGATATTCATGTGCCGGTTCCTGCTCCTCTTAATGATATGGATGATTATATTGAGGTGTATCTGGAGACAGAAGACAGAACTTATATTTTGAGAAGTCAGGAGATTAATCTTCCTCCGGATATACCTCTTCCATCAGTGCCGATGGGAGAGGAAGTCAACTCAATTCTCCCTGCGGTTGACCTGCGAGAAGTTCACCCAAGCAGTTTTAGCACTCCAGACCTGGGACTTGCAGTGCCACCGCAATGGATACAGTTACAGATCAATCGAATCGGGTTTGGATCACACGGATTTGAAACGTTTCAGGTAGATATACCGGATGAGGTACGGGGTAAGACGGCAAAACTCAGATTTAAACTGTATGGAGATACAGTCGCTTATCTTGACAATGTTTTCTTTCAGAGCGAACACCTGAAGCTTGGTAATCCCGCACTCAATGAGCAGGAAGCTAGGCAGGATGCAATGGTAAGCCAGCCCAATAATTATCTGATTGAAAATCCCCAGTTTGCTGCCTCTTATAACGAAAATCTCAAAACCCCCAACTGGGTAAGCTACCAGTTAAATCAGTCGTGGATTAACGGTTCTGCTGGTAGCATTCGGAGGCAAGACTCAGGAGCAACCTTTGTTGAGGATCTTTCTCTCCCTTCACCAACTCTAACCAGAGTTGCTGGAACAAACTCCTATGATCAATTTCAACGGGGCCACATGACCAGAGCAGAGGATCGCTCCCGACTAATTGAGAGTTATTACCCAGATAGTCAGACAGGGGATCGCTACGGAATCTACAAAGACTATAAACTCACCTACTTAATGACCAATATATTACCGCAATTCATTGTCACTCAAGGTCGAGATCCTTGGGGAGGTTTGGAAACCCACCTGACCGAGACACTGGTTGAACAACAGAACAAGGAACTTTATATTATTGCAGGAAGAGATGGGGAAAGAACTACTTTTTCTTCAAGAGGAATCAACATTAGTGCCCCCGCTCATACCTGGAAAGTGATTTTAGTGCTAGAACCCGGTCAAGGAGTTGCTGATGTGACTCGGAGTACGATTGCTTTTGCTGTAGATATTCCGAACTATTCCGCGACCGAGCGAGTTTCTCCAGACGCTCCACAGTCGCCCTTGTTGTCAGGAAATTGGAGAGACTATGCGATTTCGATTAACCAATTAGAGGAGATTATCGGCTACGATTTTCTATCTAATATTCCGACAGATATACAGGAATGGATAGAAAGTAACACCGATCCAGACAATCCTTTGCCACGAACCCTCATTCCGTAA
- a CDS encoding pentapeptide repeat-containing protein, which translates to MVKDAMGELMEKMTVEELLSRYAAGERDFHGIMLIALLLNEGVNLRGADFRNACINNANLRGVDLQGSNK; encoded by the coding sequence ATGGTAAAAGATGCTATGGGTGAGTTGATGGAAAAAATGACTGTTGAGGAGTTGCTCTCTCGGTATGCAGCGGGTGAAAGGGATTTTCATGGCATAATGCTTATTGCTCTGCTGTTGAACGAAGGCGTCAATCTTAGAGGGGCTGACTTCAGAAATGCTTGCATTAATAATGCCAATCTTAGAGGGGTCGATCTCCAAGGGAGTAACAAGTAA
- a CDS encoding pentapeptide repeat-containing protein, translating into MEYIYLTSTELLERYKAGERNFAGIGLKRPSKAGILLKDVDLSGIDLSRANLIGIGLERINLNGAKLQGTWLYNSFLRDVNLSHANLSNANLRRCIWSGVDLSHALMNGTILFESTLRDANLAYTDFEQALLIRSTLRGAINIEHCRMWGAFVLHLFMPDGTVDEGPRFVNYPQCNEQLR; encoded by the coding sequence ATGGAATATATTTATCTTACCTCAACCGAACTGTTGGAGCGTTACAAGGCCGGTGAGCGCAACTTCGCTGGGATAGGTTTGAAACGTCCATCTAAAGCAGGTATCTTACTGAAAGATGTGGACTTAAGCGGCATCGATTTGAGTCGTGCGAATTTGATAGGCATTGGGCTGGAGCGGATAAATTTAAATGGGGCTAAATTACAGGGAACCTGGTTGTACAATAGCTTTCTCAGGGATGTCAATTTAAGTCATGCTAACTTGAGTAACGCTAACTTACGTCGCTGTATTTGGTCGGGAGTAGACTTGAGCCATGCCTTGATGAATGGAACCATTTTGTTTGAATCAACTCTACGAGATGCTAACCTAGCCTACACTGATTTTGAGCAAGCGCTCTTGATTCGTAGCACCTTGAGGGGAGCAATTAACATAGAGCATTGTCGGATGTGGGGGGCTTTTGTTCTGCACTTATTTATGCCTGATGGCACGGTGGATGAAGGCCCTCGGTTTGTAAACTATCCGCAGTGCAATGAACAACTGCGGTAG
- a CDS encoding pentapeptide repeat-containing protein — translation MRNITLPELLKLYNAGLRNFSGITLENQSEADTTLKDADLSGIDLSFANLADVRLEWIDLSRAKLQGAYLHSSIFINVDLSYADLGDANLRRCYWSGVDLSVAYLGRAILFESDLRKCNLYYTDFEQAVLIRSTFDLAMNTEPFRIWGAFVLHMIMPDGTVDEGPRFVDYPD, via the coding sequence ATGAGGAATATCACACTGCCTGAACTTCTAAAACTTTACAATGCCGGCCTTAGGAATTTTAGCGGCATCACCCTGGAAAATCAATCTGAAGCGGATACCACTCTCAAAGATGCAGACTTAAGTGGCATCGATTTGAGTTTTGCGAATCTAGCAGACGTGAGGCTGGAGTGGATTGATTTAAGCCGGGCGAAATTACAGGGAGCCTACTTGCACAGTAGCATTTTCATCAATGTTGATTTGAGCTACGCAGACCTAGGTGATGCTAATTTACGTCGCTGTTATTGGTCGGGAGTAGACTTGAGTGTTGCCTATCTTGGTAGAGCGATTTTATTTGAATCTGATCTGAGGAAATGCAACCTATACTATACCGATTTCGAGCAAGCGGTTTTGATTCGTAGCACCTTCGATCTAGCAATGAACACGGAACCTTTTCGGATCTGGGGAGCGTTTGTTCTGCACATGATCATGCCTGATGGCACAGTAGATGAAGGCCCCCGATTTGTCGATTATCCAGATTAA
- a CDS encoding pentapeptide repeat-containing protein, with protein MKADDLLRRYAAGDRDFTGVNLGGIRLVDKIFREVIFREADFSDAYFERSGFDEVDLSFANMRRIRFFESGFGKANLENADLSDAIFSQSNLKGVNLSRAILRRAILSEVNFKNANLSYADLRGAREFSIYYCKGAIFHETIMPDRSVRNDDL; from the coding sequence ATGAAGGCTGATGATCTGCTGAGAAGGTACGCTGCTGGGGATAGAGATTTTACTGGAGTTAATCTGGGGGGAATTCGTTTGGTTGATAAGATTTTTAGGGAAGTCATTTTTCGAGAAGCCGACTTTAGTGATGCCTACTTTGAGAGGAGTGGATTTGACGAAGTTGACTTAAGTTTTGCCAATATGAGAAGAATTCGTTTTTTTGAAAGTGGTTTTGGAAAGGCTAATTTGGAAAATGCTGACTTGAGTGATGCTATTTTCAGTCAAAGTAATCTTAAAGGAGTAAACCTTAGTCGGGCCATCTTGAGACGTGCTATTCTCAGCGAGGTGAATTTCAAGAATGCCAACCTTAGCTACGCTGACTTGAGGGGCGCTCGTGAATTTAGTATCTATTATTGCAAAGGTGCTATCTTCCATGAAACCATTATGCCTGACAGAAGTGTTAGAAATGATGACCTTTGA